AGCTGTTGATAAACATCAATTGCCATTTTTCCTACTATTGATTTCTAACAATTAACAACATTCCCTTTTCCAACCTCAAGACTTTCAAAAGGCTCGTAACAATACGGAAATGGGGCCACCAACTAACCAGTATAATGACTACCAAGAAGTTCCCAACCTCGGTCTTAAAAGGTCGCCGTTCTCGCCTCTTATTTGTGTCCTACTACAGCCCAACTTATAACTCTGCTTGAACTTTCCACCCAGGCCACCCCCCCtcttttgaaagtatataaccGAAAGCAGTAACTCAACCATGCTGTAATTCATTCTAAATTCCCAAATATTAATTACTCTATTGAAATGCTTCTCTTTACACTTTATGCCATGTTCACACTAATAGCAAAAACTATACAAACACAAGAATCTGAGTACTAAACAGTAAACAACATGCTCATATAGCTAGTTTCCGGTGATTGCATGTAGATCACACTAATTTAAGAGCTCATAAAATTGCTAGCATCTGAAAACTGCATAAAAATCAAACCTAACAACCTCCTCAAAACCCCAATCAGTCTATTTTAATCACCATGCACTCAAACCAGAAacacccaaataaaaaggggggaaaaccttaaaatcaacaaattataaaccctaatttaacaacaacaacaacaacaacaacaacaaaaacacaaTCAAAAGAAGAAATTCAAGATTTGAAATAAGAAACCTTAATCTTGCGACCATCTTTTCTCTTGGTTTTGACTTCCCAACCAGGGGGAGGCCAATCTGGTTGGTTGCTCTCGGACACCATTAGAAGATCTTgctgctttctctctcctactacTGTTttgttttctgggtttttgaGACTGTctgaaatgaagagagagaaaataagacAGAGGGGAAATGGAAATTACAGTACAACGGAAAAATCGGAGTGGTATAAACAAAAGGGCAAGCAAAATTGGATAAATTGGCCACGTGCTCATGGATTTTACGGTTTTTACCTGCCCTTTTAAGCATCAACTGTGCCCACCTCATTGTACTCTACTCGTTTACTTTTGCGGATTTATGCAATAGATTTGGTCAACATTTTGCCACTTGAATTTAGGTAAGGTTGTACTCATACTCCATTTTGtatcggcaacttttgtgtaagaccgccttaccggaaagatcactttggttgcttaactaattggtttaatttcttaactaattggttacattacttaattaattgattcaattgcttaactaattaattcctttgcttaactaattggtttcagtgtttAACGAATTAGTTCaagttcttaactaattggttccattgcttaacttatatgataccaaagtggtcttttgtgtaagactgccttatagaaaagtttgtaattttgtaTAGCGATTGCGATAGTTATTAACGGATTGTATTGTATTATTTCACTAATAAGCAATTGCGGATTgttgttaattaattgtattGTGTGGTTTCACTAACTAATTATAAGGTTGATGGAAGGAGTTTCTCACATTTTTTTCAACTTTCCGAGCAAGTTGTTGAACCTACATAAGACTATGATACGATTAGATGACCAAGTTAATTAGCTTATGCAAGTGTATTGGCTAGATAaaatcaagcatgttgggaaCTGAGCTGATCTTATGTCTTAAGAAATTTGTGGACATACATGTGCAATAAACCAACAATTGTCCTTATGGACTAGAGAAATGACAAACCAATATACGGATAATACCCGAACCATAAATGTCGTTAAAGACCATTGTTGATTAGTGGTTCTACGACAAAgaaggaaaataaaaagaaatttgaACCCGAACTTTCTTAGACTGTACTACAGACAATAAGTAAACCTATGTAAATTGGGAATTTATTTTGGTTTTAACAATTTTTAGAAAAATCGTTCAAGGTTTCCTACGTCAAAACCACATTAATTGAATATATCTTATCTCCCGTATATTAACATTGAAACATGCAGCTTTCTCCCGGCTTTCTAAAATCTCTATAATATGCAAATGTGTTTTATAAAATCAGTAATAGGTAActttaattaaaaagaaaaatagtctaTGAAAATCAATAAAACCTTGCAAATTAATTTTGTTGTTGTATAAAAGAAGGGGCTAAACAGAACAAAGAGGAGGATTAAGGCGCCAAAGCCATGGCAGTCTGCAGTCCACCCATTGCTCTTGCATTCCCATGTCTTTCTCCTGCAAAATTCTCCCTCAACTCTTGCAGTAAGCAACATTTCTTACTCCtttttgtataattttcaaCTTTTTCTTGCAATTTTCAGTTAATTGAAAAGATCAATAATTTTGACTCTGAAATTCCTCATATAATGCTTGGCCCAACATTTAATTTTGACATTGAAACTGTAAAGATTGAACCTTTTGGTACAAATTTGGgattgattttaaaattgataCCAATTTCAGCCCTAGAAATGAAGTTTTGGggtaaaaggagaaatagagtTATAACTTTAGCGGCTTCATCACCGAATTCGAGTTACAATGTCGAACGAAAAAGGTTTGTTTTCTTCCCCAATTTGATTTAGGGATTACGTGGTGAATTAACTGATAATTCAATATACTTCGAGAAGACATTTGATTTGTTGGAATTAAATTTTATAaccaaaaaacaaaattttagtTGGATATTTCCTTGTTTTGTTTGTGGCTAGGAATTCATTAATATATATGCTGTTCTGTATGAAAGGGAGAGCAAAGTAGCCATTGCTCGAATTTGTCAGTCCAGTACAATTCGATTATTGGATTAAATTAGACTATTGGAGACACTGGAATAGCTTCCTTTTCGTTGAAGCGGATAATGGGGTTGGTTTAAGTAGTTGAGAATCATGGACTATGTGATTTCTTTTGGGGAGGTCGGTCCTCGGATTGGTTGGTTTGTTAAAAGATATACTTCTTGAGGCATAAAGATCAACTAACAAGATATATAGAGAGTTGTAAATAATAGGTCATTTTATTTGTTAAATCAGAATAGTTAGATTGAGGGGCTAAAGAAAGATTGATAAATAAAACTTTTCTTCAATTGCATTGGTCATACCGTGTGAATTGTGGTCATACCGTGTGAATTGTGCGTCCTGTATCCTGTTGCTTATCTAAGTGATATTTAAACTATATATGTAATTGTGTCTCCTTTGTTGCATTGTAGGAAAGTTGTGGAACATTTATGTTTATTGAGAGCTAATGAAGATTTATCTGATGAACAAGAGAAGGATATGTTGGACAACCTTTATACATCTCAGTATCATATGGCTGGCATAGTTGCTATATCTTTAGGTGAATAAACATTTAAACATCATAAATGAAACTTATGCTTATATATGTGTGCTTTGTTTTCAGAATTAGTTATCCGTTAAGTTTTGATTATTGAAACCATGGAGAGagcttgtttatttatttattggtcCGACTTAAGTGTACACTTACTTTGGCTTCGGATTTTTTTTAGTCTCAACTGTGGGAAATTGGCATTGTGATCATCACTTCTTTTCCATGTTCCTGCTTCACCAAAGTACATAATGACATTTCTTATTAGAAAACTTCATTACTATAGAACAACTTACAGCAGATTTAGTTTTTTAGTAgctgttttttctttgtttaagCTTACCAATTGCTTGAATTTCCTCCGCAGTCCGCACTCTATCCCCTTCACTCCTGAGAAAAAAAACCTTCCTTTCCAAATCTATAGTTATTTTTTATGTGGTTTATTTATGGTAACAGTGTAAGTTTGAAAAATTACTTAATCGGTTTATATTAGTTGTATGACTTACTTGGAAGTTATACTATTTATTCCTGTAGGACGGACCTCAGATCAAAATCCTGAAAACTACACCCATGGCGTTTTCATGCGTTTCCACAAAAAGGAAGACCTTGCCAAATATTATCAGAATACTTCTTATTTGCGTGTTCTCAAGGAGTATGTTTCACCTTATTGTCATGTACGCACTGCAATGTAAATTTCAAAGCTTGTTTTTTTCCAACTTACTGTTTCCAGCTGTGTCTGTATATACTTTGTGGATTAACTCAACAGATATATTTACTTTAACTTAAGATCATTACAATTATACAGGACTTACTATATGTGGATTTCGAAGCTGAAGTAGAAGATGATATCCTTGCCATATTTCGGAAAGGAGAGGTTATAAATTTTCTTTTCCCTACAAGTAGTTATGCCCTGGTTTTAAAGTACTTGTCTCTGATGTTATTTTCCCTACTTAATATAATTGAACATCATTGGTTTGTGTGGCCAAGAGGGATGCTCAAAGCCAAATCTTATTTGCAAATCTTGTAGGTTAATCTAGgggtgactttttttttttttgccaaataAGAATTTTATTAAACCAAAGGGGAAAACAGGAAGAACAAAGCTACAATACCACAACAACCAAGCAGCCTATGTAATTTTGCAAAAATACATCAGAATGAATAAGCTCCTGCCTTCTTAGCAAGCCACTCATCATTTGCAGCAAAAAAAACTTACACaactaaaaacaaaggaaaCCACCAGTCAAAAACAGAACAACAATAGCTTCTGATTCTCAGTAGCTTTATAAGCAGTGGTAAAAATAATTTCTTTGACTAAAGAAGCAGGATGCTTAGAAGAATTAGTGAAGGATTTCCCATTCCTCTGCAGCCGAACATGGTAGATGCATTCTGCAAAACATATGACATACAACTTATGCCTATCTCCAGATTCTTCCCCTCTTGACAGAAACTTGAAGCTCGGCAGTAAACTCTGTAACAGGCCTATGAAAATGTAGCAAGTGAAGAAGCTTACCCCATACTGCAGTAGAGTAGGCACACTTGAAAACCAGATGCTCAACACTCTCAGGTTCAAGCCCACACAGATAGAAAACATTGGAAGTTACTTCCTTCCAAACTAACAATCTATCCAAGGTAGCAAGCTTATTGTGAATAGCGAGCCAACTTATAAATAAGCTTTTGGAGTAGCTTTATTATTACACAAAACTTTGGACCAAGGAACTTTGCTGTGATTTCCAAGCAAATGCTGTTACATGCTTTTGATAGACAAACTTCCGTTCTTACAAACAACATCCCATCCTCCCATATCAATAATAAGCTCCATACAACTAAAAATCTTTTTAAGAGGCCaagtgttagaatccaaccttcctttacttgtatttctcctttctattgctttctaggatctttctaatagttttctaggctttagggagaattattatgttactgtaattccagtgttcactgggaagatttagctaattcaaaataaacctctatgaggggtatgaaccaatacctctcatcagaagttgcatttgcttaattcatgtgttgttgctagcctttatagatattgtgctgtcgcatgcttttaagctttccaagacccatcaaagtcccttgcaaaacagatacactctcgtcgtcggtcccgcttgtgcctgctgtgcgcacacaagcgccccgatcgaccctcgaccctcgctcttgtcgccaataggcaagagtgcccattCTAAAGCAAACACCCGATCGTGCCCCGAGCCTTGAGATTCACTTTCCGCACAAAGCTTGCGCCCTTGCCGCCCCATAGGCAAGAGCGCGCCGCacggatccggtgtcaaaacactcgGACCGTGACACCAAGACATATTAGCAACTATCTACCCACCTGCACCAAAGTTTATCCTTTTTATAAGCAAGAGCCCACAAAAGCTTGGTGACAGCAGCCTTCCATAAACTCATCTCTTTGACGTTCCATCCTCCGGCTGTTCTAGGAAGACATAGAGTATGCCAAGCAACTAAGGTCTTCCTTGAAGGATTGGTATTTCCAGTCCAGAGATACACTCTGCAAATACTTTGTATTTCCTTAATAGCCTTCTTAGGTAATATGGAAATTTGACACCAGAAAGCATGCAGACTTAGCAGCACTGTCTTTATCAACTGAAGTCTACCTGCATAAGAAAGAGACCTCACAGTCCAACTCTTAGCCCCAGCAGTTACTCTTTCAATAATGGGTTTGCACTGAGTATACGAGAGTTTTTTGACAGAGAGGGGAACCCCCAAATAACGAAAGGGGAACTCACCTTTAGAGACTTTAAACCTGTCAACAATTTTGGCTTTATAGGCATCATCAACTCCACCCAAGTAGATGTTTGTTTTATCCATATTTGCTTCAAGGCCAGAGGCACGAGAAAAGCTATGGAAAGCATGCAAGAGAAGCGAAGTACAGACTTCATCCCCCCTAGAGAATAGCAACAAATCATCCGCATACATCAGATGCGTAATATTCAATCTTTCACATTTAGAATGGAAATTAAAATCAGGAATTTGCTTCAAAGAGCCCAATTGCCTTGACAAGTACATAGCAAAAAGGAACGGAGACATTGGGTCTCCTTGCCGTAGTCCTTTCTTTGCACAACAGGGAGGACTTGGCTTACCATTTATCAAACTACTATAAGAAACAGTTGTGATGCAGGAGAAAATCCATGTTACAAATGGCAGAGGAAATCCCAGCTCAAGCATAACCGTGTGAAGGTAGCTCCACTCAATTGAGTCATATGCTTTCTTCAAATCCACTTTAAGCATACATCTTGGAGATATATGAGCTCCATTGTAGCCTTTAATCAGTTCAGTAGCCAACAAGATATTATCAGATATAAGTCTATCAGGGATGAATCCCGATTGGTATTCACTAACCACATCACCAATAACTTGTTGCACCCTGGAGATCAAGATCTTTGCTATGATCTTATAGAAGACATTGCAACATGCAATGGGCCTAAAATCTTTAACCCCAGAAGGGGTTAGGAATTTAGGGAATCAAGGTCACTGCAGTGCAATTAAAATGATCAAACATAATACCAGGGGAGAAAAACTCATGGACTGCAGCATAAATATCAGTTTTGATTTATGCCAAGTA
This Spinacia oleracea cultivar Varoflay chromosome 6, BTI_SOV_V1, whole genome shotgun sequence DNA region includes the following protein-coding sequences:
- the LOC110802114 gene encoding stress-response A/B barrel domain-containing protein UP3 isoform X2; this encodes MSFSCKILPQLLQKVVEHLCLLRANEDLSDEQEKDMLDNLYTSQYHMAGIVAISLGRTSDQNPENYTHGVFMRFHKKEDLAKYYQNTSYLRVLKEYVSPYCHDLLYVDFEAEVEDDILAIFRKGEEFNYGVEFVLLIKFNEGALDGPAEDALTSLANLAFEFPSLIVQSTQGRNFNLESKEYTHAIVTRFRSVEAQKIFMDSSEYNHIWESKLLPIILQTLSFHFLVAPVGTELM
- the LOC110802114 gene encoding stress-response A/B barrel domain-containing protein UP3 isoform X1; this translates as MAVCSPPIALAFPCLSPAKFSLNSCTLEMKFWGKRRNRVITLAASSPNSSYNVERKRKVVEHLCLLRANEDLSDEQEKDMLDNLYTSQYHMAGIVAISLGRTSDQNPENYTHGVFMRFHKKEDLAKYYQNTSYLRVLKEYVSPYCHDLLYVDFEAEVEDDILAIFRKGEEFNYGVEFVLLIKFNEGALDGPAEDALTSLANLAFEFPSLIVQSTQGRNFNLESKEYTHAIVTRFRSVEAQKIFMDSSEYNHIWESKLLPIILQTLSFHFLVAPVGTELM